A stretch of Natronococcus sp. CG52 DNA encodes these proteins:
- the gyrA gene encoding DNA gyrase subunit A, translating into MSSEVPDPTDIEAASIESVRIEDEMEQSYIDYAMSVIAGRALPDVRDGLKPVHRRILYAMHEMGVSSGSSHRKSSSIVGETMGDYHPHGDSAIYDTLVRMAQDFSMRYPLVDGQGNFGSMDGDPAAAPRYTEARMASVSEELLEDIDKDTVDFSANYDDRLQEPDVLPAAFPNLLVNGSSGIAVGMSTNIPPHNLGEVIDATIELIDNPDATVEDLMDHVKGPDFPTGANIVGRDAIYSAYKTGRGRVRVRAEFEVEEWKSGRERIVVTELPYQANKARLVERIAEDVNEGELEGITDLRDESDRNGVRVVIELKRGANVEVVKNKLLESHLEKTFGIINLALVDDQPRVLSLKETLSEYVSHRREVVRRRSEYDLAEAEDRAHILEGRLKAVENAEVVVELIRNSEDRSAARAGLREEFGFSEDQAEHIVRMQLGSLTSMEAAEIDEEYEEVQAEIERLTEILESESELLEVIKDELREIKGEYGDDRRTSIIEDQGTVTHEDLIPEEEVVVVMTEDDYVKRMPIDGFDPQGRGGKGIIGADVKEGDRVASVFRANTHDYLLCFTNHGKVYQLKTYEIPEMGRTARGKSAVNILDLEAGEDITAIVDTDAFGDDECVTMATRNGYVKRTAGEDFDNIRSTGIIAADLEEGDELVDVEVTDGSQDLVIATEGGMTIRFDEAEVRTMGRNARGVNGIKLSDDDAVAGLVATDEGDEQALLTVTRNGYGKRTPLSEYRTQSRYGKGLIDIKTDGRNGPVTAVKAVDADDHLVLMSERGQIVRTRADEVSSVGRNTMGVIVMDVEDGDAVASVDVLPAASVADENETVESN; encoded by the coding sequence ATGAGTTCGGAAGTACCCGATCCGACGGACATCGAGGCGGCATCGATCGAGTCCGTCCGGATCGAGGACGAGATGGAGCAGAGCTACATCGACTACGCGATGAGCGTCATCGCCGGCCGCGCCCTCCCGGACGTCCGGGACGGCCTGAAACCCGTCCACCGACGCATCCTCTACGCGATGCACGAGATGGGCGTGAGTTCGGGCTCGAGCCACCGCAAATCCTCCTCGATCGTCGGGGAGACGATGGGTGACTACCACCCCCACGGCGACAGCGCGATTTACGACACCCTGGTCCGGATGGCCCAGGATTTCTCGATGCGCTATCCCCTCGTGGACGGCCAGGGGAACTTCGGCTCGATGGACGGCGATCCGGCCGCAGCGCCCCGATATACGGAGGCCCGGATGGCCTCCGTCTCCGAGGAGCTGCTCGAGGACATCGACAAGGATACCGTCGACTTCTCGGCGAACTACGACGATCGACTGCAGGAACCCGACGTACTGCCGGCGGCGTTCCCGAATCTCCTCGTGAACGGCTCCTCGGGAATCGCGGTCGGGATGTCGACGAACATCCCGCCGCACAACTTAGGCGAGGTGATCGACGCGACGATCGAGTTGATCGACAACCCCGACGCCACGGTCGAGGACCTGATGGACCACGTCAAGGGGCCGGACTTCCCGACGGGTGCGAACATCGTCGGTCGCGACGCCATCTACTCGGCGTACAAGACCGGCCGCGGACGGGTCCGCGTCCGCGCCGAGTTCGAGGTCGAGGAGTGGAAGTCGGGCCGCGAGCGAATCGTCGTCACCGAACTCCCCTACCAGGCGAACAAGGCCCGCCTCGTCGAGCGCATCGCCGAGGACGTCAACGAGGGCGAACTCGAGGGAATCACCGACCTTCGCGACGAGTCCGACCGCAACGGCGTTCGGGTCGTCATCGAACTCAAACGCGGCGCGAACGTCGAGGTCGTCAAGAACAAACTGCTCGAGAGCCACCTCGAGAAGACGTTCGGCATCATCAACCTCGCGCTGGTCGACGACCAGCCCCGGGTGCTCTCGCTCAAGGAGACTCTGTCGGAGTACGTCAGCCACCGACGCGAGGTCGTCCGTCGGCGCAGCGAGTACGACCTCGCCGAGGCCGAGGATCGCGCACACATCCTCGAGGGGCGGCTGAAGGCCGTCGAGAACGCCGAGGTCGTCGTCGAACTGATCCGCAACAGCGAGGACCGGTCGGCCGCCAGAGCCGGATTGCGCGAGGAGTTCGGCTTCTCCGAGGACCAGGCCGAACACATCGTCCGGATGCAACTCGGGAGCCTCACCTCGATGGAGGCCGCCGAGATCGACGAGGAGTACGAGGAGGTCCAGGCGGAGATCGAACGGCTGACGGAGATCTTAGAGAGCGAGTCGGAACTGCTGGAGGTCATCAAGGACGAACTCCGCGAGATCAAAGGCGAGTACGGCGACGACCGCCGGACCTCGATCATCGAGGACCAGGGGACGGTCACCCACGAGGACCTCATCCCGGAGGAGGAGGTCGTCGTCGTGATGACCGAAGACGACTACGTCAAGCGGATGCCGATCGACGGGTTCGACCCCCAGGGTCGAGGCGGCAAGGGGATCATCGGCGCGGACGTCAAGGAAGGCGACCGCGTCGCCTCCGTGTTCCGGGCGAACACCCACGACTACCTGCTGTGCTTTACGAACCACGGCAAGGTCTATCAGCTGAAGACCTACGAGATCCCGGAGATGGGTCGTACCGCTCGCGGCAAGTCCGCAGTCAACATTCTCGATCTCGAGGCCGGCGAGGATATCACGGCGATCGTCGACACCGACGCGTTCGGCGACGACGAGTGCGTGACGATGGCCACCCGGAACGGCTACGTCAAGCGAACCGCCGGCGAGGACTTCGATAACATCCGCTCGACGGGTATCATCGCCGCCGACCTAGAGGAGGGCGACGAACTCGTCGACGTCGAGGTAACCGATGGCTCTCAGGATCTCGTGATCGCGACCGAGGGCGGGATGACGATCCGCTTCGACGAGGCCGAGGTTCGCACCATGGGACGCAATGCCCGCGGCGTCAACGGGATCAAACTCTCGGACGACGACGCGGTCGCCGGACTGGTCGCGACCGACGAGGGCGACGAACAGGCGCTGCTGACCGTCACCCGGAACGGCTACGGCAAGCGAACGCCGCTCTCGGAGTATCGCACCCAGTCCCGGTACGGAAAGGGACTGATCGACATCAAGACGGACGGTCGAAACGGCCCCGTGACGGCCGTGAAGGCGGTCGACGCGGACGACCATCTCGTGTTGATGAGCGAACGCGGGCAGATCGTTCGCACGCGCGCCGACGAGGTTTCGTCGGTCGGCCGCAACACGATGGGCGTGATCGTGATGGACGTCGAAGACGGCGACGCCGTCGCTAGCGTCGACGTGCTACCGGCGGCCTCCGTGGCCGACGAGAACGAGACCGTCGAATCGAACTGA
- the gyrB gene encoding DNA topoisomerase (ATP-hydrolyzing) subunit B, giving the protein MSQESEYGAGQIQVLEGLEAVRKRPAMYVGSTDTRGLHHLVYEVVDNSIDEALAGHCDDITVAINADGSVTVADDGRGIPVDMHDEYDRPALEVILTVLHAGGKFDNKSYQVSGGLHGVGVSVVNALSQRLEAEVKRDGGVFRHEFEAGEPVGDMERVRDMEPDEETGTQIQFWPDEGIFESIDFSFSTLSNRLRELAFLNSGVRINLRDERQETEDGTYVEETYEYEGGIREFVEYLNETRSVMHDDVIYFEDQDQSIQVEVAMQATEDLQGSIHAFANNINTREGGTHLTGFKTALTRVVNDYANEHNLLGDIEENLKGEDIREGLTAVISVKHPDPQFEGQTKTKLGNSEVRGIVESAMHERLGTYFEEQPDTAQAIVMKAVEAAKARKAAQKAEELTRRKSALESTSLPGKLADCQTKDPEEAELFIAEGDSAGGSAKQARNPEFQAVLPIKGKILNVEKHRLDRILENDEIRSMITGIGAGIGDEFDIDDVRYKKIIMATDADVDGAHIRTLMLTFFYRHMRPLLEGGYVYATQPPLYRIRYRGETYDAMTDAERDRIVEEKCDGNPTQVQRFKGLGEMNPEQLWETTMNPDNRILKQITVEDAAAADKMFSVLMGDAVEPRKQFIKDHAPEAEWIDI; this is encoded by the coding sequence ATGTCCCAGGAAAGCGAGTACGGCGCCGGACAGATCCAGGTCCTGGAGGGGCTGGAAGCTGTCCGAAAACGCCCAGCGATGTATGTCGGTTCTACCGATACTCGAGGGCTCCATCACCTCGTCTACGAAGTGGTGGACAACTCGATCGACGAGGCCCTCGCCGGTCACTGTGACGACATCACCGTCGCCATCAACGCCGATGGTTCGGTGACCGTCGCGGACGACGGCCGCGGAATCCCCGTCGATATGCACGACGAGTACGATCGACCCGCACTCGAGGTGATTCTCACCGTCCTTCACGCCGGTGGCAAGTTCGACAACAAGTCCTACCAGGTCTCCGGTGGACTCCACGGTGTCGGCGTCTCCGTCGTGAACGCCCTCTCACAGCGACTCGAGGCCGAAGTCAAACGCGACGGCGGCGTCTTCCGCCACGAGTTCGAAGCCGGCGAACCCGTCGGCGACATGGAGCGGGTTCGCGATATGGAGCCGGACGAAGAGACCGGAACGCAGATCCAGTTCTGGCCTGACGAGGGCATCTTCGAGTCCATCGACTTCTCGTTCTCGACGCTCTCGAACCGACTGCGCGAACTGGCCTTCCTCAACTCGGGCGTCCGTATCAACCTCCGCGACGAGCGACAGGAGACGGAAGACGGCACGTACGTCGAGGAGACCTACGAGTACGAGGGCGGCATCCGCGAATTCGTCGAGTACTTGAACGAGACGCGTTCGGTGATGCACGACGACGTCATCTACTTCGAAGACCAGGATCAGAGCATCCAGGTCGAGGTAGCGATGCAGGCGACCGAAGACCTGCAGGGGTCGATCCACGCCTTCGCAAACAATATCAATACGCGCGAGGGTGGGACCCACCTCACCGGATTCAAGACCGCCCTGACCCGGGTCGTCAACGACTACGCCAACGAGCACAACCTGCTCGGCGACATCGAGGAGAATCTCAAGGGAGAGGACATCCGCGAGGGGCTCACCGCGGTGATCTCGGTCAAACACCCCGACCCGCAGTTCGAGGGCCAGACGAAGACCAAACTCGGCAACTCCGAAGTTCGAGGAATCGTCGAGAGCGCGATGCACGAGCGCCTCGGCACCTACTTCGAGGAACAGCCGGATACGGCTCAGGCGATCGTAATGAAAGCCGTCGAGGCCGCCAAGGCCCGCAAGGCCGCACAGAAAGCGGAGGAGCTCACGCGCCGGAAGTCGGCACTCGAGTCCACCTCGCTGCCGGGCAAACTCGCGGACTGCCAGACGAAAGATCCCGAGGAGGCCGAACTGTTCATCGCGGAGGGTGACTCCGCGGGTGGCAGCGCAAAACAGGCCCGGAATCCGGAGTTCCAGGCGGTGCTTCCGATCAAGGGGAAGATCCTGAACGTCGAGAAACACCGACTCGATCGCATCCTCGAGAACGACGAGATCCGGAGCATGATCACCGGAATCGGCGCGGGGATCGGCGACGAGTTCGACATCGACGACGTCCGGTACAAGAAGATCATCATGGCGACCGACGCCGACGTCGACGGGGCCCACATCCGGACCCTCATGCTGACGTTCTTCTACCGGCACATGCGGCCGCTGCTCGAGGGCGGCTACGTCTACGCGACCCAGCCCCCGCTGTACCGCATCCGCTACCGCGGCGAGACCTACGACGCGATGACCGACGCGGAGCGTGATCGGATCGTCGAGGAGAAGTGCGACGGCAACCCGACCCAGGTCCAGCGGTTCAAGGGACTCGGCGAGATGAACCCCGAACAGCTCTGGGAGACGACGATGAACCCGGACAACCGAATCTTGAAGCAGATCACCGTCGAGGACGCGGCCGCGGCGGACAAGATGTTCTCCGTGCTGATGGGCGACGCGGTCGAACCGCGAAAGCAGTTCATCAAGGACCACGCACCCGAGGCAGAGTGGATCGACATCTAA
- a CDS encoding NRAMP family divalent metal transporter, whose translation MEETSSVADVPFSKAKGMVHQYGLGLLFAANIFGAGSVYILTEAGVVFGFGLLWVLPLGLGVGLVMHEMSARLAAKDLPLMDYIRDVIGPTAAKPFALGIAFIMQFWSVANYALAGAAFVYLTPLTNLYVGIILSAALGISLVELRVYSRIEGVIAALVLAIFASYVVIVANLEPSLGAVATGFVPGVVREIEYMTMIIALLGTTVYYPNFFIQTSMNGEKDWDLVSRYRRDHTVGLTAVIALSVAVIVAAAMTVPEVALTLTAPAEPLVELIGPWVLGVFVLAVGAASFTSATGTLFAAGFMVPQAYEISTQFGDLHFRRTVHFLIGLSVVLAIPILAFTDFTPVRLALLMPAVNGVVGLPITALALYAAVNRYFEPTLSEQALFLTAVVLMFLTSIVTGQSLVHSILELI comes from the coding sequence ATGGAAGAAACCAGCTCTGTTGCGGACGTTCCGTTTAGTAAAGCGAAGGGAATGGTCCACCAGTACGGACTCGGGCTCCTGTTTGCAGCGAACATCTTCGGGGCGGGATCCGTATACATTCTGACCGAGGCAGGCGTTGTGTTCGGGTTCGGCCTGCTCTGGGTGTTACCCCTCGGACTCGGCGTCGGACTCGTCATGCACGAGATGTCCGCTCGACTGGCGGCCAAAGATCTGCCGCTGATGGACTACATCAGAGACGTCATCGGGCCGACGGCTGCGAAGCCGTTCGCGCTCGGTATCGCGTTCATCATGCAGTTCTGGAGCGTCGCGAACTACGCACTCGCGGGCGCCGCGTTCGTCTACCTCACGCCGCTGACGAACCTCTACGTCGGCATTATCCTTTCCGCAGCACTCGGGATCTCGCTCGTCGAACTCCGAGTCTACAGTCGCATCGAAGGCGTCATCGCGGCGCTCGTGCTCGCGATCTTCGCCTCGTACGTCGTCATCGTCGCGAACCTGGAGCCCTCGCTCGGCGCGGTTGCGACGGGGTTCGTTCCCGGCGTCGTCCGGGAAATCGAGTACATGACGATGATCATCGCCCTACTCGGGACGACCGTCTACTATCCCAACTTCTTCATCCAGACGAGCATGAACGGCGAGAAGGACTGGGATCTCGTCTCCCGATACCGTCGCGATCATACCGTCGGCCTGACCGCGGTAATCGCGCTCAGCGTGGCCGTGATCGTCGCCGCCGCGATGACCGTTCCCGAGGTGGCGCTCACACTTACGGCGCCGGCCGAGCCGCTTGTCGAACTGATCGGGCCGTGGGTACTCGGCGTCTTCGTCCTCGCGGTGGGTGCAGCCTCGTTCACCAGCGCAACCGGGACGCTGTTCGCGGCCGGGTTCATGGTTCCGCAAGCCTACGAGATTTCCACGCAGTTCGGTGACCTTCACTTCCGACGAACCGTCCACTTTCTGATCGGACTGTCCGTCGTCCTCGCGATCCCGATCCTCGCGTTTACCGACTTCACACCGGTCAGACTCGCGCTTCTGATGCCCGCCGTCAACGGCGTCGTCGGGCTGCCGATCACCGCACTTGCGCTGTACGCGGCAGTCAATCGCTACTTCGAGCCGACCCTCTCGGAACAGGCGCTCTTTCTCACGGCGGTCGTCCTGATGTTCCTCACGTCGATCGTGACCGGGCAATCGCTCGTACACTCGATCCTCGAGTTGATATAA
- a CDS encoding sulfite exporter TauE/SafE family protein: MLNIPFGPSLALLLVCIAFFSGVGITTIGPGGIFVTIALYSLTTLPSSQVAGTAHATFIATGLVGSVAYLYSGEMRTGEGRAIAIVLSLSSIAGALAGAYLNTYVPRAVFGALLGGVSMAVGGIILYRERRGFTPLADLEALTRSGQFALAGLGFVLGVCSGLLGIGGPVLAVPALVLVGVPMLLAVAVAQVQSIFIATFATAGYALQGNVLLPVAIVVGAPLLLGVVAGWKIAHVVDPARLKVTLGVVLLGVGPYLAL, from the coding sequence ATGCTGAATATCCCCTTCGGGCCCTCGCTCGCACTGTTACTCGTCTGCATCGCCTTCTTCTCCGGCGTCGGAATCACGACGATCGGACCCGGCGGCATCTTCGTGACGATCGCTCTCTACTCGCTCACGACGCTGCCCTCGAGTCAGGTCGCCGGAACGGCTCACGCGACGTTCATCGCCACGGGGCTCGTCGGCAGCGTCGCGTACCTCTACTCGGGGGAGATGCGGACCGGCGAGGGCCGTGCGATCGCGATCGTTCTCAGCCTCTCGAGCATCGCCGGCGCGCTCGCCGGCGCCTACCTGAACACGTACGTCCCGCGTGCGGTCTTCGGAGCGCTCCTCGGCGGCGTCTCGATGGCCGTCGGCGGGATCATCCTCTACCGGGAGCGACGCGGGTTCACGCCGCTCGCCGATCTCGAGGCGCTGACGCGATCCGGACAGTTCGCGCTCGCCGGCCTCGGGTTCGTCCTCGGCGTCTGCAGCGGCCTGCTGGGAATCGGCGGCCCCGTTCTCGCGGTCCCGGCGCTCGTGCTCGTCGGCGTCCCGATGTTGCTCGCCGTCGCGGTCGCCCAGGTACAGTCGATCTTCATCGCGACGTTCGCGACGGCCGGATACGCCCTCCAGGGAAACGTCCTGCTTCCGGTCGCGATCGTCGTCGGCGCGCCGTTGCTGCTCGGCGTCGTCGCCGGCTGGAAGATCGCACACGTCGTCGATCCCGCGCGACTGAAGGTCACGCTCGGGGTCGTCCTTCTGGGCGTCGGACCGTACCTCGCGCTGTGA
- a CDS encoding universal stress protein: MTRRILVPFDGSDPAREALEYALELFPDDEFLALTVVDTSAAPFIPNTASPETNDELQAMLREADEELTEARRIADDADVDLESLTRVGSPAQEIVDCTESESIDHVVMGSRGRSGVTRILLGSVAEVVVRHSSAPVTVVR, from the coding sequence ATGACACGGCGCATCCTCGTCCCGTTCGACGGCTCGGACCCCGCTCGGGAGGCGCTCGAGTACGCGCTCGAACTGTTTCCCGACGACGAGTTCCTCGCGCTGACCGTCGTCGACACCTCCGCCGCGCCGTTTATCCCGAACACCGCCTCGCCCGAGACCAACGACGAGTTGCAAGCGATGTTACGGGAGGCCGACGAGGAACTGACCGAAGCGCGGCGGATCGCCGACGACGCCGACGTGGACCTCGAATCGCTGACGCGGGTCGGTTCACCCGCCCAAGAGATCGTCGACTGCACCGAGAGCGAGTCGATCGACCACGTCGTCATGGGCAGTCGCGGCCGCTCGGGCGTCACGCGGATCCTGCTCGGTAGCGTCGCGGAGGTCGTCGTCAGGCACTCGTCGGCGCCCGTGACCGTCGTTCGGTGA